The following coding sequences are from one Streptomyces sp. NBC_01485 window:
- a CDS encoding transposase produces the protein MASWAGLCPGHHESAGRIRSTRVRTGNPYLKGALGMAAFGAARAKDSFLQARYKRLTARRGPIKALVAVEHSIITAVWHMLHDNVPYHELGGSYFTQRDPERAARRAVSRLNELGYRITLDPLEAAG, from the coding sequence CTGGCCTCCTGGGCCGGACTGTGTCCCGGCCATCACGAGTCGGCCGGCCGGATCCGCAGCACCCGGGTCCGGACCGGCAACCCCTACCTCAAAGGGGCCCTCGGAATGGCCGCATTCGGAGCGGCAAGGGCCAAGGACTCGTTCCTGCAAGCCCGCTACAAGCGGCTGACCGCCCGCCGCGGCCCGATCAAGGCCCTCGTCGCCGTCGAACACTCGATCATTACTGCGGTCTGGCACATGCTCCACGACAACGTGCCCTATCACGAGCTCGGCGGCAGCTACTTCACCCAGCGGGACCCCGAGCGGGCCGCACGCCGAGCAGTGTCCCGGCTCAACGAGCTCGGCTACCGCATCACCCTCGACCCCCTCGAAGCCGCCGGATGA
- the sbnA gene encoding 2,3-diaminopropionate biosynthesis protein SbnA, giving the protein MLHRRADQPLIERTRQIRRGLTETPLIPLADERCDIVTKLEFCNPTGSSKDRSALWILEQAIRRGEITHDTTVIESSSGNFALALAFYCRMLAIPFIPVIDPHCNHATETQLRLLCEHVEKVTLRDTTGSYLKARLSRVQELLTQLHSAYWPNQYANPDARDAHHRFTATELITQAGPLDYLFVGVGTGGTIAGLSHRIKETYPHCHIIAVDAEGSVIFGGPPKKRRIPGIGSSIIPPLCTQALIDHVEIVPEARTAEACRTLATTHGLYAGGSTGSTYAAIQNHFTQHPPGTHRPRVAFIAADRGHAYAQTIYNPTWVQQLRTDAKHSVEALAAN; this is encoded by the coding sequence ATGCTCCACCGACGTGCTGATCAACCTCTGATCGAACGGACACGGCAAATCCGCAGGGGCCTCACCGAAACCCCCCTGATTCCCCTGGCCGACGAGCGATGCGACATCGTCACCAAGCTGGAATTCTGCAACCCCACCGGAAGCAGCAAAGACCGTTCAGCACTGTGGATCCTGGAACAGGCAATCAGACGCGGCGAAATAACACACGACACCACTGTCATCGAATCATCCTCCGGCAACTTCGCCCTGGCCCTGGCCTTCTACTGCCGCATGCTCGCCATCCCCTTCATCCCGGTCATCGACCCCCACTGCAACCACGCCACCGAAACCCAACTCCGCCTCCTGTGCGAACACGTGGAAAAAGTCACCCTCCGCGACACCACCGGCAGCTACCTCAAAGCCCGCCTGTCCCGCGTACAGGAACTCCTGACCCAACTCCACTCCGCCTACTGGCCCAACCAATACGCCAACCCCGACGCCCGCGACGCCCACCACCGCTTCACCGCCACCGAACTCATCACACAAGCCGGACCCCTCGACTACCTCTTCGTCGGCGTAGGCACCGGCGGCACCATCGCCGGACTCTCCCACCGAATCAAAGAAACCTACCCCCACTGCCACATCATCGCCGTCGACGCTGAAGGCTCCGTCATCTTCGGCGGCCCACCCAAAAAACGACGCATCCCCGGCATCGGCTCCAGCATCATCCCCCCACTGTGCACCCAGGCACTCATCGACCACGTCGAGATCGTCCCCGAAGCACGCACCGCCGAAGCCTGCCGCACCCTCGCCACCACCCACGGCCTCTACGCCGGAGGCTCCACCGGCAGCACCTACGCCGCCATCCAGAACCACTTCACCCAACACCCACCCGGCACACACCGCCCCCGGGTCGCCTTCATCGCCGCCGACCGCGGCCACGCCTACGCCCAGACCATCTACAACCCCACCTGGGTCCAGCAACTGCGCACAGATGCCAAACACAGCGTCGAAGCCCTGGCCGCCAACTGA
- a CDS encoding MbtH family protein has protein sequence MSTSPAPRPAGDRYVVVVNHEEQYSIWFADRALPAGWTATGAQGTRQECLDHIEQVWTDLTPRSVRASR, from the coding sequence ATGAGCACCTCACCCGCCCCGCGCCCCGCCGGGGACCGGTACGTCGTCGTGGTGAACCATGAGGAGCAGTACTCGATCTGGTTCGCCGACCGTGCCCTGCCCGCCGGCTGGACTGCAACCGGCGCGCAGGGCACCCGCCAGGAGTGCCTGGACCACATCGAGCAGGTGTGGACCGACCTGACCCCGCGCTCCGTGCGAGCGTCACGATGA
- the sbnB gene encoding 2,3-diaminopropionate biosynthesis protein SbnB, with translation MTVIGAGDIAAETDRHRPELIEVVRAAYLAHDAGQSSNPHSSFLRFPHQDRPRIISLPAYLGGEFEVAGNKWIASFPDNTRHGIPRASATLILNDCVTGYPFACMESSIVSATRTAASAVLGAQTLLGARRARRVGIVGTGLIAQHVWRFLRDLDWEIDGFRLFDLDPAAAGRFGAVVAEHSEAEIVVADKVEDAFTDCDLVLLTTVAGEPHLHDPQLLAHNPVVLHLSLRDLSPKMILAAQNFTDDVDHAVRERTSLHLTEQRTGNRDFIDGTLADLLRERLRRNHGRPAIFSPFGLGVLDLAVGKWVHDRVVAAGRGRRESDFFTGVGA, from the coding sequence ATGACCGTGATCGGTGCGGGCGACATCGCCGCCGAGACGGACCGTCACCGTCCGGAGCTCATCGAGGTCGTCCGTGCCGCCTACCTCGCGCACGACGCCGGACAGAGCTCGAACCCGCACAGCTCGTTCCTGCGCTTCCCGCACCAGGACCGGCCGCGCATCATCTCCCTGCCGGCCTATCTGGGCGGCGAGTTCGAGGTCGCCGGCAACAAGTGGATCGCCAGCTTTCCGGACAACACGCGGCACGGAATCCCCCGCGCCTCGGCCACGCTGATCCTCAACGACTGCGTCACCGGCTACCCGTTCGCCTGCATGGAGTCCTCGATCGTCTCGGCGACGCGGACCGCGGCCTCCGCGGTGCTCGGCGCGCAGACGCTGCTCGGCGCGCGCCGAGCCCGCCGGGTCGGCATCGTGGGCACGGGTCTGATCGCCCAGCACGTATGGCGGTTCCTGCGTGATCTCGACTGGGAGATCGACGGCTTCCGGCTCTTCGACCTCGACCCGGCGGCGGCGGGCCGTTTCGGCGCCGTCGTGGCCGAGCACTCAGAGGCCGAGATCGTGGTCGCCGACAAGGTGGAGGACGCGTTCACCGACTGCGACCTGGTGCTGCTGACCACGGTGGCCGGCGAACCGCACCTGCACGACCCCCAGCTGCTGGCCCACAACCCGGTGGTGCTGCACCTGTCGCTGCGCGACCTCTCCCCCAAGATGATCCTCGCCGCCCAGAACTTCACCGACGACGTCGACCACGCCGTGCGCGAGCGCACTTCGCTGCACCTGACCGAACAGCGCACCGGCAACCGCGACTTCATCGACGGCACCCTCGCCGACCTGCTGCGCGAGCGGCTGCGCCGCAACCACGGACGCCCGGCGATCTTCTCGCCGTTCGGACTCGGCGTACTCGACCTCGCTGTCGGCAAGTGGGTGCACGACCGGGTCGTCGCGGCGGGCCGGGGCCGCCGCGAGAGTGACTTCTTCACCGGAGTGGGGGCCTGA
- a CDS encoding thioesterase II family protein, producing MDRPDPALRASVTMTAAALAAAWLRGLDSRELTAQRRLFVFPHAGAGASAYRLAAYLPDSVEVCTVQLPGRENRLAEPALTSLDDAVAALAPLIADHTDLPYAFFGHSMGSLIAFETARRLRALGTRLPDRLFLSGMRAPGMPDGDPRHTLPDDKLLATAEFDGVDAELQQLLLPVLRADLTLCETYTHRAEAPLPCPLTVLAGSDDDSVGETELVAWREHTSADFELHLFPGVPHLYVRGAERQLAETITRTFPARG from the coding sequence GTGGACCGACCTGACCCCGCGCTCCGTGCGAGCGTCACGATGACGGCCGCCGCCCTCGCAGCGGCCTGGCTGCGCGGGCTCGACAGCCGCGAACTCACCGCGCAGCGGCGTCTGTTCGTCTTCCCGCACGCCGGAGCAGGTGCCTCCGCCTACCGGCTGGCGGCGTATCTGCCGGACAGCGTCGAAGTCTGTACGGTCCAGTTGCCCGGCCGGGAGAACCGGCTCGCCGAACCGGCCCTGACGTCCCTGGACGACGCTGTGGCCGCGCTCGCGCCGCTCATCGCTGATCACACCGACCTGCCGTACGCCTTCTTCGGACACAGCATGGGCTCCCTGATCGCCTTCGAGACGGCCCGGCGGCTGCGCGCACTCGGCACGCGCCTGCCTGACCGCCTGTTCCTGTCGGGCATGCGCGCCCCCGGCATGCCGGACGGCGACCCGAGGCACACGCTGCCGGACGACAAGCTGCTCGCCACCGCCGAATTCGACGGCGTGGACGCCGAATTGCAGCAGCTGCTGCTGCCGGTGCTGCGTGCGGACCTGACGCTGTGCGAGACGTACACGCACCGGGCCGAGGCACCCCTGCCCTGTCCGCTGACCGTTCTGGCAGGCTCGGACGACGACAGCGTCGGCGAGACGGAACTCGTCGCCTGGCGCGAGCACACCTCGGCCGACTTCGAACTGCACCTGTTCCCGGGCGTTCCCCACCTGTATGTGCGCGGCGCGGAACGACAGCTGGCGGAGACGATCACACGCACCTTCCCCGCGCGGGGATGA
- a CDS encoding non-ribosomal peptide synthetase, translated as MAPSTLVALWEQQAAATPDAVAVVAGVHRATYADVDRRATALAAELQARGFGSEDLVGVCLGRSVEMVVALLGILKSGAAYLPLDPGYPADRLRYMTTDSGAGPWLCDADHRAQALASGAADVLLVEDLPTEPAAPVAPVVRPHHLAYVIYTSGSTGLPKGVAVDHAAIASFLRSAAERPGLGADDRVLALTPLSFDISALELFLPLTRGATVVMAPRAANTDPELLAATIAEAGVSVVQATPTTWRMLLASGWTDGHGRVLLSGGEPLDPQLARDLLATGGTLWNLYGPTEATVWATAARIDAVADRVTVGTALSNTRLYVVDEGGREAGPGVTGELWIGGAGVARGYLNRPALTADRFVPDPFGDASGRLYRTGDVARWSADGILEVLGRDDDQVKVRGFRIELGEIEACARSHPLVTDAVVVVDREAAGGDQLVAYLVPAHDARGHEDLPRQVRDHLARRLPAHMVAQGYAVLDGLPRTPAGKADRGAVKRIPYSPVRADRPVPDGVPLPPHTAVVRRVWAEVLGLDDVSPYDDFFALGGQSLTAIRVVARLRAELGLPVDAQSVFAHPTPAALAAALDGVAPSDDEPIPAASTAELSFGQERIWFFEQLNDAVPAYHLPVALGLPGGRVDLTLLQDCLSALVHRHPALRTALVAVDGRVRPELREPGPVPLRCTEVAEEDLDALVTERIHAPFALDRPPLLRADVLRTPSRDIALLTIHHIACDGASMDLMVRELGELYTELAAGRRPAPAPLPVTYADYAAWQRERLTDAELERLLDHWRTRLSGVPVLELPTSRPRPAVASHRGRRELLCIPADLTHRLRTLCRAEGVTLFMGLLAPLQVLLGRYADENDVAVGTLAGGRPRPELDDVVGYFVNTVVLRTDLSGDPTWREALGRVREVARQAYAHQELPFEKLVAQLCPERDLSRNPLFQVLLALHEEPRAGHVTELYDRKELEGRLGTARFDLAFDVTDHAAGAGDLSISIEYATDLFEADFVRGLGQHFLRVIEQMVSGATARLSELEIVSVDELRALSIGNRAEPLPEPTTLVRLWDRQVRATPDAVCVVGDGRSLTFAETDARASALARELRTGGVRSESLVGVCLERSVELVVALLGVLKAGGAYVPLDPGYPADRLQYLLADSGVRLVVADPGHPTSALFGDGVRLVAVDQEPGADPEPAEEAQPHHLAYVIYTSGSTGNPKGVAITHANITGFLEWNQRLCRLTGRDRALLNHSVAFDNSVWEIFQCLVSGAELHLASPTAAYDPEEFLREVAERGITTLNATPSQMRILLESGTDPAARLGSVRLVFTGAEAVPHDVARRILSATAPGCQVFNEYGPTEATVTSAFCPITEELLDRHSHHPSVPFGGATDNAHLYVLDPRLRPVPPGCRGELHVGGSAVGRGYLGRPARTAAAYLPDPYVAEPGARMYATGDVVRLLPDGNLVFLGRNDHQVKLRGFRIELGEIESALQTHPALAGCVLAVRHTRTGEDHLAAYLIPEHPDPPAPDPAELRAHLAEQLPPYMLPQSYTVIDEIPLTPNGKVDRDALPDPRPVPAPGPAARRAVTKQQLLVADVWRECLGVDEDFGPQDDFFDVGGTSLTITTVAGRLSERLGRRVPPVLVFRNPTVAGLAEALEENAQR; from the coding sequence ATGGCGCCGAGCACCCTGGTCGCACTGTGGGAGCAGCAGGCAGCCGCGACACCCGACGCGGTCGCCGTCGTCGCGGGAGTACACCGCGCCACCTACGCCGACGTGGACCGCCGGGCCACGGCACTCGCCGCCGAACTACAGGCACGCGGCTTCGGATCGGAGGACCTGGTCGGCGTCTGTCTCGGCCGCTCGGTCGAGATGGTCGTGGCCCTGCTCGGCATCCTGAAGTCGGGTGCCGCGTACCTGCCCCTCGACCCGGGCTATCCGGCCGACCGGCTGCGGTACATGACCACCGACTCGGGGGCCGGACCATGGCTGTGCGACGCGGACCACCGTGCGCAGGCCCTGGCGTCCGGCGCGGCCGACGTCCTGCTGGTCGAGGACCTCCCCACTGAACCTGCCGCACCGGTGGCGCCGGTGGTACGCCCGCACCACCTGGCCTACGTCATCTACACCTCCGGTTCGACCGGCCTGCCCAAGGGTGTGGCCGTCGACCACGCGGCGATCGCCTCGTTTCTGCGGAGTGCGGCCGAACGGCCCGGCCTCGGGGCGGACGACCGGGTCCTCGCGCTGACCCCGCTGTCGTTCGACATCTCGGCGCTGGAACTGTTCCTGCCGCTGACCCGGGGAGCGACGGTGGTGATGGCCCCGCGCGCCGCCAACACCGACCCCGAACTGCTGGCCGCCACCATCGCCGAGGCGGGTGTGAGCGTCGTCCAGGCGACCCCCACCACTTGGCGGATGCTGCTGGCGTCCGGCTGGACGGACGGGCACGGCCGGGTCCTGCTGTCGGGCGGTGAGCCACTCGATCCGCAGCTGGCCCGCGACCTGCTTGCCACCGGCGGCACCCTGTGGAACCTGTACGGGCCGACCGAGGCGACGGTGTGGGCCACCGCCGCCCGCATCGACGCCGTCGCCGACCGGGTCACGGTCGGTACGGCCCTGTCCAACACCCGGCTGTACGTCGTCGACGAGGGCGGGCGGGAGGCCGGCCCGGGAGTCACCGGCGAGCTGTGGATCGGCGGCGCGGGCGTGGCGCGCGGCTACCTCAACCGGCCCGCGCTGACCGCGGACCGGTTCGTGCCCGACCCGTTCGGGGACGCCTCCGGGCGCCTGTACCGGACCGGCGATGTCGCCCGGTGGTCCGCCGACGGCATTCTGGAGGTGCTGGGGCGCGACGACGACCAGGTCAAGGTGCGCGGCTTCCGTATCGAGCTCGGCGAGATCGAGGCCTGCGCGCGCAGCCACCCCCTCGTCACGGACGCGGTGGTGGTCGTCGACCGCGAGGCGGCCGGCGGCGACCAGTTGGTGGCGTACCTCGTGCCCGCCCACGACGCGCGCGGGCACGAGGACCTGCCCCGCCAGGTCCGTGACCACCTCGCGCGGCGGCTGCCCGCCCACATGGTGGCCCAGGGCTACGCCGTGCTCGACGGCCTGCCCCGCACCCCTGCGGGCAAGGCCGACCGCGGCGCCGTGAAGCGGATCCCGTACAGCCCGGTCCGGGCAGACAGGCCGGTGCCCGACGGCGTCCCGCTGCCGCCGCACACCGCGGTGGTGCGCCGCGTGTGGGCCGAGGTGCTCGGGCTCGACGACGTGTCCCCGTACGACGACTTCTTCGCCCTGGGCGGTCAGTCGCTCACCGCGATACGGGTCGTGGCTCGGCTGCGTGCGGAGCTCGGCCTGCCGGTCGACGCCCAGTCGGTCTTCGCGCATCCGACACCCGCCGCGCTCGCTGCCGCCCTGGACGGCGTGGCGCCCTCGGACGACGAGCCGATTCCCGCGGCCTCGACCGCCGAACTCTCCTTCGGCCAGGAACGGATCTGGTTCTTCGAGCAGCTGAACGACGCAGTGCCCGCCTACCACCTGCCGGTCGCCCTGGGCCTGCCCGGTGGGCGCGTCGACCTGACGCTGCTGCAGGACTGCCTGTCCGCGCTGGTGCACCGGCACCCGGCGCTGCGCACGGCGCTCGTCGCTGTCGACGGCCGGGTCCGCCCCGAACTGCGCGAGCCGGGACCTGTGCCGCTGCGCTGCACCGAGGTCGCCGAGGAGGACCTGGACGCGCTGGTGACCGAGCGGATCCACGCCCCCTTCGCCCTCGACCGCCCACCGCTGCTGCGCGCGGACGTGCTGCGCACCCCGAGCCGTGACATCGCGTTGCTGACGATTCATCACATAGCGTGCGACGGCGCGTCGATGGACCTGATGGTGCGGGAACTGGGCGAGCTCTACACGGAGCTCGCCGCCGGCCGCCGCCCCGCCCCGGCACCGCTGCCCGTGACGTACGCCGACTACGCGGCCTGGCAGCGCGAGCGACTAACGGACGCTGAGCTGGAGCGGCTGCTCGACCACTGGCGCACCCGGCTGTCCGGCGTGCCCGTCCTGGAGCTGCCGACCAGCCGACCCCGGCCGGCCGTCGCGAGCCACCGCGGTCGCCGCGAACTGCTGTGCATCCCTGCTGACTTGACGCACCGGCTGCGCACGCTGTGCCGGGCCGAGGGCGTCACCCTGTTCATGGGCCTGCTGGCCCCGTTGCAGGTGCTGCTCGGCCGGTACGCCGACGAGAACGATGTCGCCGTCGGCACCCTGGCAGGCGGCCGGCCGCGCCCAGAACTGGACGATGTGGTCGGCTACTTCGTGAACACCGTCGTCCTGCGCACCGATCTGTCGGGCGACCCGACCTGGCGCGAGGCGCTCGGCCGCGTCCGCGAGGTCGCGCGGCAGGCGTACGCGCACCAGGAGCTGCCCTTCGAGAAACTGGTGGCGCAGCTGTGCCCGGAGCGCGACCTGAGCCGTAACCCGCTCTTCCAGGTGCTGCTCGCTCTGCACGAGGAGCCGAGGGCCGGTCACGTCACCGAGCTGTACGACCGCAAGGAGCTGGAAGGACGGCTCGGCACTGCCCGCTTCGACCTCGCCTTCGACGTGACGGACCACGCCGCCGGGGCCGGTGACCTCAGCATCTCCATCGAGTACGCCACCGACCTGTTCGAAGCCGACTTCGTCCGGGGCCTCGGCCAGCACTTCCTGCGGGTGATCGAGCAGATGGTGTCCGGCGCCACGGCCCGACTGTCCGAGCTGGAGATCGTCTCGGTCGATGAGCTTCGTGCCCTCTCCATCGGCAACCGGGCCGAGCCGCTGCCCGAGCCGACCACCCTGGTCCGGCTGTGGGACCGCCAGGTGCGGGCCACCCCGGACGCGGTCTGCGTCGTGGGCGACGGCCGGTCGCTGACGTTCGCCGAGACCGACGCGCGGGCCTCGGCCCTGGCCCGGGAGCTGCGGACCGGGGGCGTGCGCTCCGAAAGCCTGGTCGGCGTCTGCCTGGAACGCTCGGTGGAACTGGTGGTCGCCCTGCTGGGCGTGCTGAAGGCGGGCGGTGCCTACGTCCCGCTGGACCCCGGCTACCCGGCTGACCGGCTGCAGTACCTGCTGGCCGACTCGGGCGTACGCCTGGTCGTCGCGGACCCGGGGCACCCCACCTCGGCCCTGTTCGGCGACGGCGTGCGTCTCGTGGCGGTGGACCAGGAACCCGGGGCGGACCCCGAGCCGGCCGAGGAGGCACAACCGCACCACCTCGCCTACGTGATCTACACGTCCGGCTCGACCGGCAACCCCAAGGGTGTCGCGATCACCCATGCCAACATCACCGGGTTCCTGGAGTGGAACCAGCGGCTGTGCCGGCTCACCGGGCGGGACCGGGCCCTGCTCAACCACTCGGTGGCGTTCGACAACTCGGTCTGGGAGATTTTCCAGTGCCTGGTGTCCGGGGCCGAACTGCACCTGGCGAGCCCCACTGCCGCCTACGACCCCGAGGAGTTCCTGCGAGAGGTCGCCGAGCGCGGCATCACCACGCTCAACGCGACGCCCTCGCAGATGCGGATCCTGCTGGAATCTGGTACGGATCCCGCTGCCCGACTCGGCTCCGTCCGCCTGGTGTTCACCGGTGCCGAGGCCGTGCCGCACGATGTGGCCCGCCGCATCCTGTCCGCCACCGCGCCGGGATGCCAGGTCTTCAACGAGTACGGGCCCACCGAAGCGACCGTCACCTCGGCGTTCTGCCCGATCACCGAGGAGCTGCTCGACCGGCACAGCCATCACCCGAGCGTCCCGTTCGGCGGGGCGACCGACAACGCGCACCTCTACGTTCTGGACCCGCGACTACGCCCGGTCCCCCCGGGCTGTCGGGGCGAGCTCCATGTCGGCGGCAGCGCGGTCGGCCGCGGCTATCTCGGCAGGCCGGCCCGCACGGCCGCGGCGTACCTGCCCGACCCGTACGTCGCCGAGCCCGGCGCCCGTATGTACGCCACGGGCGACGTGGTCCGGTTGCTGCCCGACGGGAATCTGGTCTTCCTCGGCCGCAACGACCACCAGGTCAAGCTGCGCGGCTTCCGCATCGAGCTCGGCGAGATCGAGTCCGCGCTCCAGACCCATCCCGCCCTCGCCGGCTGCGTGCTGGCCGTGCGCCACACCCGCACCGGTGAGGATCATTTGGCGGCCTACCTGATCCCCGAGCACCCCGACCCACCCGCACCGGACCCGGCAGAGCTGCGCGCGCACCTGGCGGAGCAACTGCCGCCCTACATGCTGCCGCAGAGCTACACCGTGATCGACGAGATCCCTCTCACCCCGAACGGCAAGGTCGACCGGGACGCACTGCCCGACCCACGTCCGGTGCCCGCCCCGGGCCCCGCCGCCCGCCGGGCGGTCACCAAGCAGCAGCTCCTCGTCGCCGACGTGTGGCGGGAGTGCCTGGGCGTCGACGAGGACTTCGGGCCACAGGACGACTTCTTCGACGTCGGCGGCACCTCGTTGACCATCACCACGGTCGCGGGCCGGCTCAGCGAGCGACTCGGACGCCGGGTCCCGCCGGTCCTGGTCTTCAGAAACCCCACCGTCGCGGGCCTCGCCGAGGCCCTGGAGGAGAACGCACAGCGATGA
- a CDS encoding MFS transporter — MMPQYSPAPSAWRRIETAWGLPDLAGKGRFVAANLIDSLGTGLVMAFTVVFFVKTTSLSLVAVGAALTAGQLLALPVPPFIGLLLDKYGPRIVVAAGNWISVAGFIGFLFSHAVWQIVLWQFVVQLGSTAFWMGNSPLIVLVARGVERARWFGFVRALRNVGVGFGGAASAVALSIGTVAGLRAVVVINVVTFAVAGWLVITFRGADTSEAAGTGPAEPKPVEPEQVVGETTGQLSGGYRTVLKDTRYLRLAATNISFAFASTVITVLLAVYAADNLDVGAWVVGVLVVLNTVMVTLLQTLASRWSEAHRPVTALMLALVFNAASFAVFGTLLVLPGWAVIAGLLIAMVLYTVAEILGTPATSELSVVMAPEHLRGRYLAVYQLSWSVGGAVAPALLTALLEGGAALPWVFLTAISVLAVPLVLGLDRQPAATSEAAPTRDVAPVERLDGDPVG; from the coding sequence ATGATGCCGCAGTATTCCCCCGCGCCTTCGGCGTGGCGTCGGATTGAGACGGCCTGGGGTCTGCCGGACCTCGCGGGGAAAGGCCGATTCGTCGCGGCCAATCTGATCGACAGCCTGGGAACCGGGTTGGTGATGGCGTTCACCGTCGTCTTCTTCGTGAAGACGACGTCGCTGTCACTGGTCGCCGTCGGCGCAGCGCTGACCGCCGGCCAGCTGCTCGCCCTGCCCGTTCCGCCTTTTATCGGGCTCCTGTTGGACAAATACGGTCCACGCATCGTGGTGGCTGCGGGTAACTGGATTTCGGTGGCCGGATTCATCGGTTTCCTGTTCTCGCACGCGGTCTGGCAGATCGTGCTGTGGCAGTTCGTGGTGCAACTGGGTTCCACCGCTTTCTGGATGGGCAACAGTCCGCTCATCGTGCTGGTCGCTCGGGGCGTCGAGCGGGCCCGCTGGTTCGGCTTCGTCCGTGCCCTGCGCAATGTCGGCGTCGGTTTCGGCGGCGCCGCGTCCGCGGTGGCCCTGAGCATCGGAACCGTCGCCGGGCTGCGGGCGGTCGTGGTGATCAACGTGGTCACCTTCGCCGTCGCAGGCTGGCTTGTGATCACCTTCCGGGGCGCGGACACGAGCGAGGCGGCCGGCACCGGGCCCGCGGAGCCGAAGCCCGTCGAGCCGGAGCAGGTGGTGGGCGAAACCACCGGACAGCTCTCGGGCGGCTATCGCACCGTGTTGAAGGACACCCGGTATCTGCGGCTGGCCGCGACGAACATCTCCTTCGCCTTCGCCTCCACGGTGATCACGGTGCTGCTCGCCGTCTACGCGGCGGACAACCTCGATGTCGGCGCCTGGGTCGTCGGCGTGCTCGTCGTGCTGAACACGGTCATGGTCACGCTGCTCCAGACCCTTGCCAGCCGGTGGAGCGAGGCCCACAGGCCGGTGACGGCGCTGATGCTGGCCCTGGTGTTCAACGCGGCGTCGTTCGCCGTCTTCGGCACGCTGCTCGTGCTGCCCGGCTGGGCGGTGATCGCCGGGCTGCTGATTGCGATGGTGCTCTACACCGTGGCCGAGATCCTCGGCACGCCGGCGACCAGCGAACTGAGCGTGGTGATGGCGCCCGAGCATCTGCGGGGCCGTTATCTGGCTGTCTACCAGCTGTCCTGGTCGGTCGGCGGTGCTGTCGCCCCGGCGCTGCTCACGGCACTGTTGGAGGGCGGTGCGGCGCTGCCCTGGGTGTTCCTCACCGCGATCAGCGTGCTGGCCGTACCACTCGTGCTCGGGCTCGACCGACAGCCCGCGGCCACGAGCGAGGCCGCACCGACCAGGGACGTCGCCCCCGTGGAGCGGCTTGACGGCGACCCCGTCGGCTGA
- a CDS encoding GNAT family N-acetyltransferase: MTATTDTFTDAVGGLGDTEWDGLADGRFYSSALWLRQCALDPGSVSGGLHVETPGGGRAAIPVAAVADEPNPPLQWHDLLAARGLPAPEPGGLLVGQRRGYLAHLLTGEGTDRTEAAAAVLDAVRALRSPLHEESKIARVAMYLTTEDVRALRAAGVRTAPVALTTDAWIEIPPGGYHAWLESLSAHRARRIRSEVRKFEKAGYKVEHRTLAESWQDVARLLARSLLRYGRTIDVAATAESFRKQGELAGSRAEVVLCSRPGEPPVGFCQYYRWGDTVYLRALGLDHDRLASAAEYFNITYYMAARLPGVRWVHAGTETAEGKALRGATLRPLWLLDLSEDSPLAGYGEEIREHNRALLARLRDSSPAISAALEYELWDPYC, encoded by the coding sequence ATGACCGCCACGACGGACACCTTCACCGACGCCGTCGGCGGGCTCGGGGACACCGAGTGGGACGGGCTCGCCGACGGCAGGTTCTACTCGTCGGCGCTGTGGCTGCGCCAGTGCGCCCTCGACCCCGGGTCGGTCTCCGGTGGACTGCACGTCGAGACCCCAGGCGGCGGCCGGGCCGCCATCCCCGTGGCGGCGGTGGCCGACGAGCCCAACCCGCCCCTGCAGTGGCACGACCTGCTTGCCGCGCGCGGCCTACCGGCGCCCGAACCGGGCGGCTTGCTCGTCGGCCAGCGCCGCGGCTATCTGGCGCACCTGCTGACCGGCGAGGGAACTGATCGGACCGAGGCCGCCGCCGCGGTGCTCGACGCGGTCCGCGCGCTGCGCTCACCGCTGCACGAGGAGTCGAAGATCGCCCGCGTGGCGATGTACCTGACCACCGAGGACGTGCGGGCGCTGCGCGCGGCGGGGGTGCGGACCGCCCCGGTCGCGCTGACTACCGACGCCTGGATCGAGATCCCGCCCGGCGGCTACCACGCCTGGCTGGAATCGCTGTCCGCGCACCGGGCCCGTCGTATTCGCAGCGAGGTACGGAAGTTCGAGAAGGCCGGATACAAGGTGGAGCACCGAACGCTCGCCGAGTCCTGGCAGGACGTCGCCCGGCTGCTGGCCCGTTCGCTACTGCGCTACGGCAGGACCATCGACGTGGCCGCGACGGCCGAGTCCTTCCGCAAGCAGGGCGAACTCGCCGGTTCGCGCGCCGAAGTGGTGCTGTGCTCGCGCCCCGGTGAACCGCCGGTCGGCTTCTGCCAGTACTACCGTTGGGGCGACACCGTGTATCTGCGGGCACTCGGTCTCGACCACGACCGACTCGCCTCTGCCGCCGAGTACTTCAACATCACCTACTACATGGCGGCGCGGCTGCCGGGAGTGCGGTGGGTGCACGCGGGCACCGAGACCGCGGAAGGAAAGGCGCTGCGCGGCGCGACGCTCCGACCGCTGTGGCTGCTGGACCTGTCCGAGGACAGCCCGCTGGCCGGGTACGGCGAGGAGATCCGCGAGCACAACCGCGCCCTGCTCGCCCGCCTGCGAGACTCCTCGCCCGCAATTTCCGCCGCCCTGGAGTACGAGCTCTGGGACCCTTACTGCTGA